The DNA sequence CGGCGCGCGCAGCGAAGGAGATCACACGCAACGAAGGACCGGATGCCGGCATCCGTCCTTCGTTACGTGCGATCTCCTGCGCAACGGATGCGGAACGGATGCGGAACGGATGCGGATGCCGGGCGTCAGACGTCGGTGCGGAACCCGGATGCCTTGTGCGTGCCGTCGCAGAACGGCTTGATCGTCGAGAGCCCGCACCGGCACAGGGCGACGGTCGGTCGCGTGACCTCGATCGTCTCGCCGTCGACGGTCTGCAGCACGGCGGCCCCTCTGACCAGCAGGGGTCCGTCGGGGTACGCCGTGATCGTGACGTCGTCGGCCGCGCGACTCATGCCCGCGCCCCCGTGCGCAGCGACGACTCGCCGCGCTGCCAGGCGTCGAGGATGTGTCCGCCCATCCATCCGTCGACCGTCAGGCATGCCGAGGCGCCGAACATGATGTCGTCGAGCAGCTCCGGGTGGTCTTCGGCGAGGGCGCCGGCGAGGTCGCGCCCGGCGATCTGCTCGTGCACGGCATCCGCCTCGACGTGCTCGTCGAAGTAGTCGGTGACGTCGTCGGGGTAGCCGAGCCGGCGCAGCCCGTCGGCGTACAGACGGCACGGGATCGACGAGGTCATCTCGTAGGCGGCGAGGTGTCCGACGATCGCGCCGACCAGCCGCCGGTTCAGCCCGAACATCGACATGAGGTTGTGCGAGGCGAACGTGATCGCCGGCACGTCGTCGACGTAGGTGCCGTAGGTGTCGTCGAGGCCCATGCCGCGCATCGCCCGCGCGAAGATCGTGGCGTGCACGCGGTCGGGTCGGCCGCCGCCGTACTCGTCGGTCTGGATCTCCACGAGCGCCGCCTTCGCCCGACCGTGCAGCCGCGGGATCGCCCAGGAGTGCGGGTCGGCCTCGCGCAGCGTGTAGATCGACCGCTGGATGAACATCTCCACGGCGTTCTCGCGGGTCGCCTTCCTCGCCATGTACCGCGACAGGCTCGGGCCGGTGTCGGCCGCAGCGAGCGCGAACAGGGCGCGGCCCACGGCATCCACCGTCGGCTCGGGCGACTCCGGCTGCGGCACTTGCGCGCGCAGGGCCGCCTCGAACGCCTCCTCGAGGATCCGGCGGGCGGCGATCAGCTCTGCGTCCCACTCCAGGTCGGGGTCGAGACCGGGCAAGGAGCCGTACGACGACGCGTACAGCAGGAACAGCGACAGCTGCACGTCGTCGTCTCGGACGACATCGGAGACCGTCGGCAGCGCGGCGCGCGCGGCATCCGCCGGCCCGGTGTCGGCATGCCCGCGGAGGCGGCCGAGCACGGCCTCGCTGATCGGACCCCGCGCCGTGACGGTGTCGAGGGTGGAGTGTGCGAGCGCAGTCATCGGTGATGCTCCCATCGGTCGGATGCTCGCAGTGTGCGCCCTCGCGCGAGGGTGACAAAGGGTCTTGACGTGGAGTGGTGCTGTGCGGAAGCACGCGACGCTCGACGGGGTGCAGGCGATGTGGTTGCATGGCGGCATGACCGGGATCCGGGGGGATGCGGCGAGACGGGCAGGCGTGCCGCTCGTTCTCGCGACCATGCTGCTGCTGGGCGGATGCGCCACCGCGACGGGGCCGGGAGCCGCACCGCCCACTCCGAGTCCCACCCCGACGCCGACAGTGGCGTGCCCGCTGGTGGAGGGGCAGACGCTGCCGCCCGAGTGCGCGCCGTACGACCCCGACCACGCGATGGCGCAGAACGATCGGCACCGGGAGCGGATGGATCTCGACGAGGACGCCCGGGCGGCCGCCGCACAGCCCGCAGCCGATCTGCAGCGCAGCCTCGAAACGCTGCAGGCTTCCGGCAGCATCTCGCTCGACGCCGTCGAGCAGGCTCTCGACGACGCCGGCCTCGTCGACCCGCAGGTGATGGGCGATGAGCGTGCCGTGGCGTTCGGCGCCGCGGCCCCCGAGGGCGGCTGCGTGTTCGGCGAGCTCCGCGCCGACGTGGTCACGGTCGACGTGGGCGGCTACATCATGGACGGCGGCTGCCTGCCCGCCCAGTGACCTGCCCGCCCAGTGACCTGCCCGCCCAGCGATCGGGCGATCCTGGATCAGGGATGCACGGGGTAGTGGCTGCTGATCGCGATGCGGTTCCAGCTGTTGATGACCACGGCGAGCCACGTCACGGCGGCGATCTGCTTCTCGCTGAGCACGCCGTCGACGTCGACGCCCCGGTCGGGGAGGCGGGCGTGGTCGCCGATCATCGTCACCCGCTCGGCGATCTGCAGCGCTGCCTGCTCCTCGGGGCTGAAGTACTGCGACTCCCACCACCCGGCGACGACTGCGAGCCGGTCGGCGGTCTCCCCGGCCTTCACGGCATCGGCGCTGTGCATCCGCAGACAGAACGCGCAGCCGTTGATCTGCGATGCGCGCACCTTCACGAGTTCGACGAGCAGCGGCGAGAGCCCGGCATCCACTCCCGCGGCGACCGCCTGGTCGTTGAACTCGAGCATCGCCCGATAAGGGGCAGAGTAGATCTTGCCGATGTTCACGTGCGACACGTCGTCTCCTTGGTTCTCGGGGCGCCGGATGCGCCTCCACCGATATGACGACGCAGGGAGTCGGAGTGTGAGGGCGGGATCGGAGAACGCCCCCGGAGCGGGGCTCCGGGGGCGGCCGATCAGGAGGCGACGGAGACGGATGCGTCGGCGATGAGCCCGTCCATGAGGGTGCGCGCGTTGCCGTAGCCCTCCGAGATCGCGGCGTGCTGCATGGTCAGCAGCACGTAGTCGGCGTTCTCGGCGATCGCGAACTCCTTCTCGATCGTGGTCCAGGCCGGGAGCACCCACGGCTTGCCGTTCGCGCGTGCGGCGGCGATCACGCGGCGGAAGTCGTCGAAGTCGGCCTCGGTCTGCCGGTACGCGCCGCGACCGCTCATGGCCGCGAGGTCGCCGGGGCCGATGAAGATGCCGTCGACCGTGGGCAGGGCGGCGATGCCCTCGACGTCGCGCAGGGCCCGTGGATCCTCCACCATGGGGAAGACCTTGATGTCGCGGTCCTGGGCGGCGATCCACTCGTCGGAGTAGCCGCGGTAGCCCATGGTGCGACCACCCGCGAGGCTCCGTGATCCGAGCGGCGGGAACTTCGCGAAGTCGGTGATGCGCTTGGCGTGCTCCAGTCCCTCGATGTGCGGGATGATGACGCCGTCCGAGCCGAAGTCGAGGGCCTGCTGGATCGCGCCGCGCTCGGGCACCAGCACCTTCGAGAGGACCTCGAGGCCGAGCCCCTTGAGCAGCGGGATGAAGCGCTCGAGGGTCGCGAGGTCGAACGATCCGTGCTCGATGTCGAGCACCACGAAGTCGTAGCCGAGTCCGGCGACGATCTCCCCGATCGCGCTGCTGCCGTCCGAGAGCCAGGCCCCCTGCTTGAGTGTGTGAGTCATGATGTTCCTTTCGGTGTTCCGGGGTGCGGGCGTCAGGCGGACGCGACGACGGTGAAGCGGCGGTTGGCGAGCGAGGGGTTCACACTGCGCACCTGGGCGATGCGCTCGGGGCGGGCGTCGGCGACGGCGATGCCGGTCGACTCGCCGATCTCGCCGAGCGTGATCCCCATGGGGTCGACGATGATGCTGCCGCCGGTGCCCACTCCCGGCCCCTGCGACACCGCGGCGACGTAGAGCGTGTTCTCGATCGCGCGGGCGCGGGCGAGGGTGTTCCAGTGGTCCTCCTTGCGGGCCCCGGGCATCCAGGCGGCGGGGTAGAGCAGCAGGTCGACGCCGGCGTCGGCGTGCTCGCGCGCGACCTCGGGGAAGCGCAGGTCGTAGCACGTCAGCATCCCGACGGTCACGTCGTCGACCGTGAACGTCACCGGGCCCGCGATGTCGCCGGGGCGGATGTGGTCGGACTCCAGGAACCCGAACGCGTCGTACAGGTGGAGCTTGTGATAGACCCGCGACAGGCCCTCGTCGGGCGTCACGAGCACGAGCGTGTTGTAGCCGCGCGCCTCCCCGTCGATGGATTCGAGCATGCCGGCGACGATCGAGACCCCGGTGCGTCGTGACAGCTCGGCGAGTCCCGTCACGAACGGTCCGTCGAGCGACTCGCCCTGCTTCACGAACTCCTCGTCGAGGGTGGGGACGTCGAACATCGCGAACTCCGGGAAGACGACGAGGCGCGCTCCGGCAGCCGCCGCCTCCTCGGTGAGCCGGGAGATCTCCGCGAGGTTCGCGGCCTTGTCGTCGCCCGAGACCATCTGGCCGATCGCGAACTTCATGATGAACCTTCTTCCGTGGTGAGGCTCTCCGGGACGGAGAGCTCGGTGATGCAGTGCTGCACGAACGCCCGGCCGACCGCGTCGAGGCGGCGGTCGAACCAGGAGATCGAGGTCGTGAGTCCCACCGAGGGGTTCACGAGCGTGCGGTAGACGACGTTGTGCTGCGGGATGTCCGACAGCGACTTCGGGATGAAGCAGACGCCCATCCCGGCCGACACCATCGCCGCCTGGTCGAGGTACGAGCCCATGACCTCGAGCGAGCGCGGCGAGAATCCGGCGCGCATGCACGCGGTGACCACCGCGTCGTAGCCCGTCGGGTTGGCGGTGCGCGGCCCCTGCAGGATGCGTTCGTTGCGCAGCATCGCGAAGTCGACCTCGTCGACCCCCGCGAGCGGGTGGTCGTCGGGGAGGGCCACGAGGTACTCCTCGGCGAACAGCGCCGTCGACGAGAGGTCCTTG is a window from the Microbacterium sp. LWO14-1.2 genome containing:
- a CDS encoding CDGSH iron-sulfur domain-containing protein codes for the protein MSRAADDVTITAYPDGPLLVRGAAVLQTVDGETIEVTRPTVALCRCGLSTIKPFCDGTHKASGFRTDV
- a CDS encoding iron-containing redox enzyme family protein, with protein sequence MTALAHSTLDTVTARGPISEAVLGRLRGHADTGPADAARAALPTVSDVVRDDDVQLSLFLLYASSYGSLPGLDPDLEWDAELIAARRILEEAFEAALRAQVPQPESPEPTVDAVGRALFALAAADTGPSLSRYMARKATRENAVEMFIQRSIYTLREADPHSWAIPRLHGRAKAALVEIQTDEYGGGRPDRVHATIFARAMRGMGLDDTYGTYVDDVPAITFASHNLMSMFGLNRRLVGAIVGHLAAYEMTSSIPCRLYADGLRRLGYPDDVTDYFDEHVEADAVHEQIAGRDLAGALAEDHPELLDDIMFGASACLTVDGWMGGHILDAWQRGESSLRTGARA
- a CDS encoding carboxymuconolactone decarboxylase family protein, whose translation is MSHVNIGKIYSAPYRAMLEFNDQAVAAGVDAGLSPLLVELVKVRASQINGCAFCLRMHSADAVKAGETADRLAVVAGWWESQYFSPEEQAALQIAERVTMIGDHARLPDRGVDVDGVLSEKQIAAVTWLAVVINSWNRIAISSHYPVHP
- a CDS encoding aldolase/citrate lyase family protein, encoding MTHTLKQGAWLSDGSSAIGEIVAGLGYDFVVLDIEHGSFDLATLERFIPLLKGLGLEVLSKVLVPERGAIQQALDFGSDGVIIPHIEGLEHAKRITDFAKFPPLGSRSLAGGRTMGYRGYSDEWIAAQDRDIKVFPMVEDPRALRDVEGIAALPTVDGIFIGPGDLAAMSGRGAYRQTEADFDDFRRVIAAARANGKPWVLPAWTTIEKEFAIAENADYVLLTMQHAAISEGYGNARTLMDGLIADASVSVAS
- a CDS encoding carbon-nitrogen hydrolase family protein — encoded protein: MKFAIGQMVSGDDKAANLAEISRLTEEAAAAGARLVVFPEFAMFDVPTLDEEFVKQGESLDGPFVTGLAELSRRTGVSIVAGMLESIDGEARGYNTLVLVTPDEGLSRVYHKLHLYDAFGFLESDHIRPGDIAGPVTFTVDDVTVGMLTCYDLRFPEVAREHADAGVDLLLYPAAWMPGARKEDHWNTLARARAIENTLYVAAVSQGPGVGTGGSIIVDPMGITLGEIGESTGIAVADARPERIAQVRSVNPSLANRRFTVVASA
- a CDS encoding LysR substrate-binding domain-containing protein produces the protein METRRLELFVTLVDAGGFKQAADSLFITAPALSQQISRLEKDVGVALIDRTTRPITPTEAGREFYYRCRRVLEAMQHITQLLDDQRSHEFGRVRVGIVPAMMFSSPARAVRQFIRAHPTATVQVRSIPTSLLVDELEQGSIDVAILLTEPDLKDLSSTALFAEEYLVALPDDHPLAGVDEVDFAMLRNERILQGPRTANPTGYDAVVTACMRAGFSPRSLEVMGSYLDQAAMVSAGMGVCFIPKSLSDIPQHNVVYRTLVNPSVGLTTSISWFDRRLDAVGRAFVQHCITELSVPESLTTEEGSS